One genomic window of Myxococcota bacterium includes the following:
- a CDS encoding VOC family protein, producing MNKVEGLHHIAICTADMKKQIEYFTDVLGMELVALYWMHGVENTWHGFLRLNDESAVAFVSNPDVAKVPVKLGQTHAGNPGAPVARGVMQHLALRVKDERELLAMRDRIRSKGIPVLGPLDHGMCVSIYFAGPENLSLELSYSTEPIDAGAWIDPEVVALAGISAEELARFKRPASYQDRAGAVPQPALDGPGPHMANYPPGAYQMLLGMPDEKSRHMVTNEPPVKVG from the coding sequence ATGAACAAGGTCGAAGGCCTGCACCACATCGCCATCTGCACCGCCGACATGAAGAAGCAGATCGAGTACTTCACCGACGTGCTCGGCATGGAGCTCGTGGCGCTCTACTGGATGCACGGCGTCGAGAATACGTGGCACGGCTTCCTGCGTCTGAACGACGAGAGCGCCGTCGCGTTCGTCTCGAACCCCGACGTGGCGAAGGTGCCCGTGAAGCTGGGCCAGACCCATGCGGGCAACCCGGGCGCGCCGGTCGCGCGCGGTGTCATGCAGCATCTCGCGCTGCGCGTGAAGGACGAGCGCGAGCTGCTCGCCATGCGCGACCGGATCCGCTCGAAGGGCATCCCCGTGCTCGGACCGCTCGATCACGGCATGTGCGTCTCCATCTACTTCGCGGGACCGGAGAACCTGTCACTCGAGCTGTCGTATTCGACCGAGCCGATCGACGCGGGCGCGTGGATCGACCCGGAAGTCGTCGCGCTGGCCGGGATCAGCGCCGAGGAGCTCGCGCGCTTCAAGCGCCCGGCGAGTTACCAGGACCGCGCCGGCGCCGTTCCGCAGCCGGCGCTCGACGGCCCCGGCCCGCACATGGCGAACTATCCGCCGGGCGCGTACCAGATGCTGCTCGGCATGCCCGACGAGAAGTCGCGCCACATGGTGACCAACGAGCCGCCGGTGAAGGTCGGCTAG